The genomic stretch ACGGGACCGCAATGCGAGCTCGAATCCAAGGTTACCGCCACGGCCAGCCTGATCGAAAACTGGATCGACGAGGCGGAACGTCGCACATGGTTCCTGTTCGAGGCGAGCAGGAGGACTTGACCCTGAGCGCACGCCCACCCGCGAAGCTCGGCGGACGGCTTTTCGTTATCGCCGTGTCGACAGGCAAGTTTGTGTGCGACGGCAACGAGATCAGGGGCATCTCCACCCAGGCACCGATCTATGCTGAGTTGGAGGGCATGCGCGCCGGTGCCGCGATCTCGTTCAACGGAAGGGAGCTCGTGATCGAGGAGGTCGCCTGACAGCTGCGACACCAAAGGTCGAAAGGCTGCCTCTCGGCATAACGCGCGGCAACCGTCGCGAACCTGTGTGGGGTGCCCGGGAATGAAGTGGATGACGTATAGTACGGTCCGAGCGATCTTCCCCAGTCTTTCCTGGCCTCGACAGCCGGACACTGAAGCATCGTCGCCTCGTGCGCCTGAGGTTCACTCCGCTCTTGGACTGGCAGACTCTCAACGCCGCACTAACCCGCTTCTATGGCGCCGGGCGAGTGGAATGGAAACTATAACGACCGGGCATTTCTAATGGTTGGCGTGTCGGCATAACCTTTCTGGGCGTCTAACCGGGCTGGCCCGTGGGGCTGTACGGAGTGCTTGCCAGCATAGGGCGGCGTGATCGTCGTCTTGGGTGGCTGCATTCGCCGCGTCGCAAGGATCCGCTCGAGCAACCAAACACATAGGAGTCACTGATGTCGTTCCGCTTCATCACCAAGTCTATCCACGCCTACCTAATCGATTATCCCGTCGCGATCGTCTTGATAGCAGCTCCGTTCGGGCTGAAGCTCGGCCAGAGCGGACCGGTCGCAATGTGGCTTTCGGTTGCTGTCGGTGTCGCCGCGCTGCTCTTGGCCGCTCTGACCGACCATCCCACCGGGCTGGTCCGCATCATTCCCTACTGGCTGCACCTTTGGGTCGATCGCGCCGTCGGGGCCGTGTTCGTGATCGCTCCGTTTGCCTTCAAATTCACTGAGCTCGACGCCTGGTACTACTGGGTCCTCGCTGTCGCTGTCCTGCTAACGACGTCAGTCTTTAACGCGCCTGAGGAGCCAATCGCGCGTTCGGGGTTGAACAGGCGCACAGCGGGTTGAAGACGGCGACGGCGTCGTCGAGGGTCGAGACGTTGGCGATGTTCGTCCGTGAGGACTCGGGGAGGGCGAGCGGTTCTGCCCTCCCCGTTTGACGAGTTGAAGCGGGGTCAACCTATGGAGCACCGGCTCCATCTTCTCACGCTCCTCGCACCTCACTTACACGGATAGAATATTGAGCCTTAACCGGCACAGGGGATGGAGCGATGACGGTTGCTACGGAGACCGCCGGGGCGTAGGGACGTTACAGGTATTTCAGGAGCATCCTATGCAATCAGTCGAGATTAAAGCCATTGCCAACAACGATTTTGATATTTGGCTTCCGCTGTGGAAGGGCTATCAACGATTTTACGAGGTGGATATCCCCGAGTCGGTGACGCTCAAGACCTGGGCACGGTTGTTGGACCCGGTCGAGCCGATGTGGGCAGCGCTCGCCATGGTCGGTGAACAGGCATTGGGCCTGGTGCATTCGATCTACCATCGATCCACCTGGACGACGGGCGACTACTGCTATCTTCAAGACTTGTTTGTCGCGGACGACGCACGTGGCGGCGGAGTCGGCCGCGCGCTGATCGAGCATGTCTATGCCGAGGCGAGACGTCGAGGGGCGTCCCGGGTGTACTGGTCGACGCACGAATCCAACCACAACGCCATGCAGCTTTACGATCGGATCGCCGAACGCTCGGGTTTTATCATTTACCGAAAGCAACTCGGCTAACCGCTAGTGCAGGTCCGTCTTCAGGACTCGTGCGGCGGGTCTCTATCCTACGCGATCCGGGCAAGGTAGCGAGATCTTATGTCCCAAGTCGATTGGCTAAGCCATCTCCTGCAAATGATCACCATCACCGGCCAGCTCGAGGTCCGCTGCGCCTACGGTGCACCATGGCGTGTGGCTTGGCCCCGGTCCGCGGCGAATGAAATTCCCTACCACGTCGTGCTCAAGGGCCGCGCCATTATCGAGGATCCGGAGACACGGACGACCAGGGAATTGGTGGGCGGAGATATCGTGCTGCTGCCTCACGGATCGGCGCACGTGCTGCACGATGGCAGCGGGCATACGCCGGGGCCAACGTACAGTAGCCAGCGTTCGGCCGGATGGATGCTCGGCGCAAATGATGGCCAGGGCGACCGCCTGGACATGTTGTGCGGGCGATTTTTCATCGGGCCGCCCCATGATCGGCTGATCCGCAATTACCTGCCCACCGATCTGGTGGTGCGGGCCATGGACGGCGATGATGAAGAGGGCGTCGGGTCCGCCGCGAACCACCTTGCCAATCTCGTCGGGCTGATGCGGATGGAGTCCGCCGGCGACAAGCCGGGCAGCAACGCCATCCTCAATGCGCTTTCCTCGGCGCTATTCACACTGACACTGCGCGCGGCAAGCGAATCCGATCAAGCTCCGGAAGGATTGTTGGCGGTGGCCGGCCATCCACGACTGGCCCCGGCCATTTCAGCCATGTTGGCCGATCCGACCCGGCCCTGGAATCTGCTCAATTTGGCTGACTTGTGCGGCATGTCACGCGCCACCTTCATGCGGCACTTTCAGGAAAAGTTGGGCCGCTCGGCCGCGGACCTGTTAGTCGATATCCGGATGAGCCTGGCCGCCAACGAGCTGAAGAAGCCGACGATCAGCACCGAGGCTGTGGCCGGGGCGGTCGGGTATCAATCCGTATCGGCATTCCGGCGCGTGTTCACCGACAAGATGGGGATGACGCCGGGAGAATGGCGCCGTCTGGCGCGCGGGGGCGCGTAATGCGGTCTCGTGTTCGGTTCAAATTGGGCGAGGAACTAGGCGCGTAGGCCCGAAGAGTGCAGTCCTTCGCGTGAGCGACCCACGAGACGCCCCTCTATACCTGCAGCACGTGAAGCTCGACCTCAACGAGACAACCTGCGGCGTGCGATGTCGTGGATGGACCGATGGGATATCCGCCTCGGTTTGATCCCTTTGGGCATTTAATTGAGCAAACCGCGTCTCGAAACCAGCGTTGGCCCGGAGCAAAGGAGGCTCCTAACCACCGCCTGATGGAAGACAGCCATGACCAACCAAGTTATCGAATGTATTTTGAGCCGCAGCTCTGCCAAATACTACGACACCACCGCCACGATGAGCGACGAGCAAATCCGCGAACTGGTGCGTGTAGGCACCTCCGCGCCGACATCTTTTCACCTGCAGAACTGGCGGTTTATCGCCGTTCGCACGTCCGAAGCAAAAGCTCGGCTGCGTCCGATCGCCTGGGATCAGCCCGCGATCACGGAAGCCGCTGTTACCTTCATTATTGTCGGCCAGCTGGCCGACTCCAGCACAATTCCGGAGCGCCTGGCGCCAGTAGTGGAAGCGGGCATCATGCCGGCAAAGATGGTGCCGGAATGGGAAATCCCGGCGCGCGGTCTGTATTTCGATCAGCCGCAGCGCCAGCGCGACGAGGCAATGCGCTCCGCCACCTTCGGCACGGCCGCAATGATCTACGCGGCTCGTTCGCTGGGCCTAGGTTCGACGCCGATGATCGGTTTCGATGACGAAGCGGTGCACCGCGAGTTCGGCCTGGCCGATGACGAAGTGCCGGTGATGTTGTTGTCGGTGGGGCCGGAGCGCCCGGGGAACTGGCCGCAGAAGCCGCGCCTGCCCCTGGCGGACGTGCTGCACTTCGCATAATTTTCTACGAATCCAGTAACTTACGGAGACTACGATGCCAAGATGTGCGATTCTAAAGCCGGAACATGTGCCGGCCGATTCGAAGCCGACTCTTGAGACGTTCACCAAGAACATCGGTTTCACCCCAAATATGATGGCGACGTTCGCGCACAGCCCGATCGCCTTCAACGCATGGGCCGTGCTGCTCGGCGCCTTGAGCAAGGCGCTCGACGTGAAGACGCGCGACAGCATCGGCCTCGCAGTCTCCGAGGTGAACGGCTGCAACTACTGCCTGACAGTTCACAGCTTCACGGCCGAGCATATGGCCAAGCTGCCGGGTAACGAGATCATCCTCGCCCGAAAGGGCCATGCCAGCGATCCGAAGCGGGACGCCGCGGTCCAGTTCGCCCACAAAGTCATCGAGAGCCGGGGGCACGTCACTGACGCCGAACTGAAAGCCGTCCGCGATGCCGGCTACACGGATGCGAACCTCATGGAGATCGTCGCGCTGGTGGCCATGTACTCTCTGACGAACTTTTTCAATAACGTGTTCGATCCCGAGAAGGACTTTCCCGTCGTTACGCCGGCCGGCTCGCTCTGAACTCTATCCGGTCGCATCGACCATCTCCGAGGGGCCTTTAGGGGGGCATGCGATGCGAGCGTAAGCGCCGTTTAGCTGTGTAAATTCTCGTATGGGAGGTGGTCGCACCCGCGAAGATCTACGATTCAAAAATCGAAGGCGCTGAGTTCGGGTTGGTCATCGGGTCTGCGCCCAATCGGCCAGTAAAACGTCCGTTTCATTTCCGCAATCGGATGCATCATTGATGCTGGCAACCCGCCTGCGCATCAGACCGTCCGGATCGAACTCCCAATTCTCGTTTCCATAAGCCCTGAACCAGTTCCCGCATCGTCGTGGTATTCGTACGCAAAGCGAACCGCGATGCGATTGTCGGAAGGCCCAGAGCTCCTTCACAATCCGATAGTTCAATTCCTTCGCCCATTTGCGTGCCAGAAATGCCTCGATGGCGGCGCGGCTGGACAGAAATTCAGCGCGGTTTCGCCACACACTGTCGATGGTGTAAGCGAGCGCAACCTGGACCGGATCGCGGCCGTTCCAGCCATCCTCCGCGAGCCGGACTTTCTGAATGGCGGTTTCGCGATTGAAAGGCGGAATGGGCGGACGTGACATGGCGTATGATCCTTACACGGTCTGAATGTGGCACCGGCAAGTTAGGGCCATCGCGCGCCAAGACGAGAGTTTACCGTCGTAAAGAACTGCAAATGGGCGCATCCGCGCCCAGCCGATAGCACCTCTCAATCGACATCAGCCCAGGGTTTCGATCCCAAACAGACGGATCAGGCGGGTTGCTTCGCGCAGATCAGCCGTGTCGGCGCATGCTCTTTTGGAACGCATCGACGGTTGGCCGCAAATCTTACGTGCTTCGTGCCATCACCCACGCGAGCTAATCACGTGCACTTCGTTGACGGTGCTTCCGGGGGTTACGTCTTCGCTGCAGCCAACTTGAAGCGAAATGTTGCGAGCGGCCTCGGGTACACAAGGAGCTTGTGTTTCGGCTGCGCGCGTCCAACCCATCAGACACTCCGTTTAGGGTGCCTAGGGTATCTGCCAATCCCGGTAGAGGGTTTCCACATCAGCGGGTCGTTGATGCTCAACCCCTGGCCATCCGTTTTGCGCGCGGAAACAAAGATGTGTGGAGAAGTTCGCCAGAGAAAAGCTAACTCGGTTAGCTTCCCTCTGGCGTTTGGGACTTGCCAGCTGAGCAAATACTGTCGGATCCAGGCGGCACGGACGCCGAAGATGCGTGAGGCGAACTGAATTGCCGCGATAACAGGAGAGTGAGCAATGTTGACCGCGACCTTGACGCTGGAAGATGTCCAAGAATTTCTCAAACGGTTGACCGCCACGATTGAACTCGATCAGCTCAATGTCGACGCCATGCCGCCAGAGCACTTTGCGACTGCGTACAACGACAGCATGTGGCGCACGTGGCGGCACGATCATCGTGCCTATATCGAGAAGCTGCTCTTGACCACCGATGCGATGCCGCCGGTCATGCTCTGGCAGCTGACGGGAATTGCGATCGCTTACGAGCCCGCACGTGTCGGAAACATTGTTCTAGAGCTTTTCGCCGAGGTGGTGAGTGGCAGCTGCGCGGAGGATCTTGGAACGGCAGATCGCTTCTTTGGCCGATTGATCCAGGAGATGAGCGGACAGCGCAAGGGCAACTCGTGCCACGGAAGCGCTCAAGCGTCGATCTTGCGCTGGCTGCCCGAGCTCGATCCGCTGCGGATCGCCCGAGATCCTGAGTGTGGATATGGCCCGTTACGGGTCCGGTAGCGGAGCACCGACGATGGTCGCCCCGCGATCAGGCTGTTGGACATCGTTCGCCTTCGCAAAATTGCCGCGGGACGAATTCTTGTGAACGCTAACCAGATCGTGTGGCAGGGCCGCGACCGCGCCTCTCTGCGAGGTTCTCGATCCGGTCACCTCGGATGCTCGCGCGAAGCCCCGTCGACCCACGACACAAGGCGGAGATCTCAACGACGCACCAACAGTAACCTGACGGATCTCCGACATAGAAGTCAGACCACGAGCATTGAAGATAGCTTCTGGGCAAGTTCGGCCCATCTCGATGCAAGAGGGTGCAGCGTGGTGGCCGCTGCCGAAGCAAGAGACCCCCCTCGGTTTTTTCGCGCTCGAAAATCGTTGAAAAAATCGAGGCGAAATTCGCTAGATGTGTCAGCTAGATGGAGATTCGAGTCGTTCTCAAAACGAAATCGAGTCGTTCTTAAAGAGGAAATCGAGGATCGTGTCCCCGTGCGTGGTGTAACTGGCGGCGGGTCACCGCGTTCACCGGCAAGAGCCGGGCAGGTCAGCTGGCGATAGCCGGAAGGCTGACGGTTGGATCATCGCTCAACGGCGCGATGGTTTCCAGCGTCATGTAACGGGCACGCTGGACGGCCCATTCATCGTTCTGTTCGAGCAGGATCGCGCCGACGAGACGGACGATGGCATCTTCGTTGGGGAAGATGCCGACGACCTCGGTCCGCCGCTTGATCTCGCCGTTGAGGCGCTCGATCGGATTGGTCGAGTGCAGCTTGG from Bradyrhizobium sp. Ash2021 encodes the following:
- a CDS encoding GNAT family N-acetyltransferase, which translates into the protein MQSVEIKAIANNDFDIWLPLWKGYQRFYEVDIPESVTLKTWARLLDPVEPMWAALAMVGEQALGLVHSIYHRSTWTTGDYCYLQDLFVADDARGGGVGRALIEHVYAEARRRGASRVYWSTHESNHNAMQLYDRIAERSGFIIYRKQLG
- a CDS encoding AraC family transcriptional regulator yields the protein MSQVDWLSHLLQMITITGQLEVRCAYGAPWRVAWPRSAANEIPYHVVLKGRAIIEDPETRTTRELVGGDIVLLPHGSAHVLHDGSGHTPGPTYSSQRSAGWMLGANDGQGDRLDMLCGRFFIGPPHDRLIRNYLPTDLVVRAMDGDDEEGVGSAANHLANLVGLMRMESAGDKPGSNAILNALSSALFTLTLRAASESDQAPEGLLAVAGHPRLAPAISAMLADPTRPWNLLNLADLCGMSRATFMRHFQEKLGRSAADLLVDIRMSLAANELKKPTISTEAVAGAVGYQSVSAFRRVFTDKMGMTPGEWRRLARGGA
- a CDS encoding nitroreductase family protein, whose product is MTNQVIECILSRSSAKYYDTTATMSDEQIRELVRVGTSAPTSFHLQNWRFIAVRTSEAKARLRPIAWDQPAITEAAVTFIIVGQLADSSTIPERLAPVVEAGIMPAKMVPEWEIPARGLYFDQPQRQRDEAMRSATFGTAAMIYAARSLGLGSTPMIGFDDEAVHREFGLADDEVPVMLLSVGPERPGNWPQKPRLPLADVLHFA
- a CDS encoding carboxymuconolactone decarboxylase family protein; protein product: MPRCAILKPEHVPADSKPTLETFTKNIGFTPNMMATFAHSPIAFNAWAVLLGALSKALDVKTRDSIGLAVSEVNGCNYCLTVHSFTAEHMAKLPGNEIILARKGHASDPKRDAAVQFAHKVIESRGHVTDAELKAVRDAGYTDANLMEIVALVAMYSLTNFFNNVFDPEKDFPVVTPAGSL
- a CDS encoding DUF1348 family protein — translated: MSRPPIPPFNRETAIQKVRLAEDGWNGRDPVQVALAYTIDSVWRNRAEFLSSRAAIEAFLARKWAKELNYRIVKELWAFRQSHRGSLCVRIPRRCGNWFRAYGNENWEFDPDGLMRRRVASINDASDCGNETDVLLADWAQTR
- a CDS encoding DUF3095 family protein, which encodes MAANLTCFVPSPTRANHVHFVDGASGGYVFAAANLKRNVASGLGYTRSLCFGCARPTHQTLRLGCLGYLPIPVEGFHISGSLMLNPWPSVLRAETKMCGEVRQRKANSVSFPLAFGTCQLSKYCRIQAARTPKMREAN